In one window of Haemophilus parainfluenzae DNA:
- the ribF gene encoding bifunctional riboflavin kinase/FAD synthetase: protein MQLIRGLHNSPPYLSGCALTIGNFDGVHLGHQAILRHLRQKANALNLPMAVMLFEPQPREYFMGDKAPARLMRLRDKLHYLAQAGVDVVIVAKFDRSFADLPAEQFIEDWLVRKLNVKFLSIGDDFKFGAKRLGNFAMLQQAGKQFGFEVEDRRTFCLDELRISSTAIREALAKDDLQHAENLLGKPYRIFGRVIHGNKLGRTIGFPTANVRLHRQVNPVKGVYAVKVRLKSGEIFNSVANMGKRPTINGTIQLLEVHLFDFSQNIYGQMVEVEFCQKIRDEIKFPSFEALKVQIEQDVKTAKAFFAK, encoded by the coding sequence ATGCAATTAATTCGTGGGCTTCATAATTCACCGCCATATTTGTCAGGGTGCGCATTAACCATTGGCAATTTTGATGGGGTGCATTTGGGGCATCAGGCGATTTTGCGTCATCTTCGTCAGAAAGCGAATGCGCTGAATTTACCCATGGCGGTGATGCTTTTCGAACCACAACCGCGAGAATATTTTATGGGTGACAAAGCCCCTGCGCGCTTAATGCGTTTAAGAGATAAATTGCATTATTTGGCTCAGGCGGGTGTGGATGTGGTGATCGTCGCGAAATTTGACCGCTCTTTTGCTGATCTACCCGCAGAACAATTTATTGAAGATTGGCTTGTACGCAAATTAAATGTGAAGTTTCTCAGTATCGGTGATGATTTCAAATTTGGTGCGAAACGTTTAGGCAATTTTGCGATGTTGCAACAAGCCGGAAAGCAGTTTGGTTTTGAAGTAGAAGACAGGCGCACCTTCTGTTTAGATGAGTTACGTATCAGTAGCACCGCTATTCGTGAAGCGTTGGCTAAAGATGATTTACAGCATGCGGAAAATTTACTCGGTAAGCCTTATCGTATTTTTGGACGAGTGATACATGGCAATAAATTAGGGCGAACCATTGGTTTTCCTACCGCGAATGTTCGCTTACATCGCCAAGTGAATCCAGTAAAAGGGGTTTATGCGGTGAAAGTGCGGTTAAAATCGGGCGAGATTTTTAACAGCGTTGCAAACATGGGAAAACGCCCAACTATTAACGGTACGATACAATTATTAGAAGTCCATTTATTTGATTTTTCTCAGAATATTTATGGGCAAATGGTCGAAGTGGAATTCTGCCAGAAGATTCGAGATGAGATAAAGTTTCCGTCTTTTGAAGCGTTGAAAGTTCAAATTGAACAAGACGTAAAAACAGCAAAAGCATTTTTTGCAAAATAG
- the greB gene encoding transcription elongation factor GreB, which yields MAKSNYITRQGWLALDQELKFLWKEERPKVTQAVSDAAALGDRSENAEYIYGKRRLREIDRRVRFLSKRLEVLQIVDYHPKQEGKVFFGAWVELEDEEGEVKQYRLVGCDEFDPAKNWISIDSPVARALIGKGVDDEIHVETPSGKVMLYVNRIWYEK from the coding sequence ATGGCAAAATCAAATTACATTACCCGTCAAGGCTGGCTTGCGCTTGACCAAGAACTTAAGTTTTTGTGGAAAGAAGAACGCCCGAAAGTTACCCAAGCCGTTTCAGATGCTGCCGCGCTTGGTGACCGTAGCGAGAATGCAGAATATATTTACGGTAAACGTCGTTTACGTGAAATTGATCGCCGTGTGCGTTTCCTTTCCAAACGCTTAGAAGTGCTACAAATCGTGGATTACCACCCGAAACAAGAAGGCAAAGTATTTTTCGGTGCATGGGTTGAGCTAGAAGATGAAGAAGGTGAAGTGAAGCAATATCGCCTTGTCGGCTGCGATGAATTCGATCCCGCTAAAAACTGGATCTCCATTGATTCTCCTGTCGCACGCGCTTTAATCGGAAAAGGCGTTGATGATGAAATTCATGTGGAAACACCCTCTGGTAAAGTGATGCTCTATGTAAACCGAATTTGGTATGAAAAATAG
- a CDS encoding 4Fe-4S cluster-binding domain-containing protein, whose product MTALSNIYVPLHRIIPFSNVEGQGNRTSIFLQGCKLNCLYCHNPETIPRYAEGANQVSLQYLYEQVMEAVPFIRGVTVSGGEPTIHHKKLIPLFQKLRKEGLTCYLDSSGFFEFEAIRPLIDVTDKFLFDLKGEGLGLQSLCFDRQNRQGIVPQTIIPIHQHIKQENLDRNLKNLAQLLPLNKVEEVRLVYVANFFDSEQLVEKVASLLKNYQDVLFKIIRMHTKGARDAEGLTPYVPTVEQTQELENYAKSCGLTKIVTIL is encoded by the coding sequence GTGACCGCACTTTCGAATATTTATGTTCCCCTGCATCGTATTATTCCTTTCTCTAATGTGGAAGGGCAGGGGAATCGTACCAGTATTTTCTTACAAGGCTGTAAGCTAAACTGCCTTTATTGCCATAATCCAGAAACGATTCCTCGTTATGCGGAAGGGGCTAATCAAGTCAGTTTGCAATATTTGTATGAACAAGTTATGGAGGCTGTGCCTTTTATTCGTGGTGTGACGGTTTCTGGTGGCGAGCCTACCATTCATCATAAAAAGCTCATTCCATTGTTTCAAAAACTACGTAAGGAAGGGCTAACTTGCTATTTAGATAGCAGTGGTTTCTTTGAATTTGAGGCAATTCGTCCTTTAATTGATGTGACTGATAAATTTCTTTTTGATCTGAAGGGAGAAGGGCTTGGTTTACAAAGTTTATGCTTTGATAGACAAAATCGTCAAGGCATTGTCCCTCAAACTATCATCCCCATTCATCAACATATCAAGCAAGAAAATTTAGATCGCAATTTAAAGAACTTAGCACAACTTTTGCCATTAAATAAAGTGGAAGAAGTGCGGTTAGTTTATGTGGCGAATTTTTTTGATTCAGAACAGTTGGTGGAAAAAGTCGCTTCCTTATTGAAAAATTATCAGGATGTTTTGTTCAAAATTATTCGAATGCACACAAAAGGTGCACGAGACGCTGAAGGGCTCACTCCTTATGTCCCAACTGTTGAGCAGACCCAAGAACTTGAAAACTATGCGAAATCTTGTGGTCTGACCAAAATTGTGACCATTTTATAA
- the trpS gene encoding tryptophan--tRNA ligase, translating to MTKPIVFSGVQPSGELTIGNYLGALRNWVKMQEDYECIFCVVDLHAITVRQDSAALRKATLDVLALYLACGIDPNKSTIFVQSHVPEHTQLSWVLNCYTYFGEMSRMTQFKDKSARYAENINVGLFDYPVLMAADILLYQAKSVPVGDDQKQHLEITRDIAARFNALYGDIFTIPEIFLGKAGARIMSLQDPDKKMSKSDDNRNNVVTLLEDPKSVAKKIKRAVTDSDEPPVVRYDVQNKAGVSNLLDILSAVTDKSVAELEKEFEGKMYGHLKTAVADEVSNLLAGLQERFYQYRNDEALLDEILRQGAEKARARAKATLDKVYEAVGFVAAK from the coding sequence ATGACAAAACCAATTGTATTCAGTGGCGTGCAGCCTTCCGGCGAATTAACTATCGGGAATTATTTAGGCGCACTTCGCAACTGGGTGAAAATGCAAGAAGATTATGAGTGTATTTTCTGCGTGGTGGATTTACACGCCATCACTGTACGTCAAGATTCTGCAGCACTTCGCAAAGCCACGCTTGATGTACTTGCCCTTTACTTGGCTTGTGGCATTGATCCGAATAAAAGCACGATCTTCGTACAATCTCATGTACCAGAGCATACTCAACTAAGCTGGGTGTTGAACTGTTATACCTATTTCGGCGAGATGAGCCGTATGACTCAATTCAAAGATAAATCAGCACGTTATGCCGAAAATATTAACGTGGGTTTATTTGATTATCCAGTTTTAATGGCGGCAGATATCTTACTTTACCAAGCGAAAAGCGTACCGGTAGGGGATGACCAAAAACAACATTTAGAAATCACCCGTGATATTGCGGCTCGTTTTAATGCCCTTTACGGTGATATTTTCACGATCCCTGAAATCTTCTTAGGCAAAGCAGGCGCGCGTATTATGTCTTTGCAAGATCCTGATAAAAAAATGTCAAAATCAGATGATAACCGTAATAACGTGGTGACCTTGCTTGAAGATCCAAAATCGGTAGCGAAAAAAATCAAACGTGCGGTAACAGATTCTGATGAGCCACCTGTTGTACGTTATGATGTGCAAAATAAAGCGGGTGTGTCTAACTTATTAGATATTCTTTCTGCAGTAACCGATAAATCCGTGGCAGAGCTTGAAAAAGAATTTGAAGGCAAAATGTACGGCCACTTAAAAACAGCGGTGGCTGACGAAGTGTCAAACTTACTTGCCGGTTTACAAGAACGTTTCTATCAATATCGTAACGATGAAGCACTTTTAGACGAAATTTTACGTCAAGGTGCGGAAAAAGCCCGTGCAAGAGCAAAAGCAACCCTTGACAAAGTGTACGAAGCCGTAGGCTTTGTTGCAGCAAAATAA
- the deoD gene encoding purine-nucleoside phosphorylase: MTPHINAPEGAFADVVLMPGDPLRAKYIAETFLEDAKEVTNVRNMLGYTGTYKGRRISIMGHGMGIPSCSIYAKELITEYGVKKIIRVGSCGAVRMDVKLRDVVIGLGACTDSKVNRIRFKDHDFAAIADFDMAQAAVQAAKEKGKQVRVGNLFSADLFYTPDFEMFDVMEKYGILGVEMEAAGIYGVAAEYGAKALCICTVSDHIRTHEQTTAEERQLTFNDMIEIALESVLIGDNA, translated from the coding sequence ATGACTCCACATATTAACGCTCCTGAAGGCGCATTTGCTGATGTTGTATTAATGCCTGGCGATCCGCTTCGTGCAAAATATATTGCTGAAACATTCTTAGAAGATGCGAAAGAAGTGACTAACGTTCGCAATATGTTGGGTTATACCGGTACTTATAAAGGTCGTCGTATCTCTATTATGGGTCACGGTATGGGTATCCCATCTTGCTCAATTTATGCGAAAGAATTAATTACTGAATATGGCGTGAAAAAAATCATCCGTGTTGGTTCTTGTGGTGCCGTACGTATGGACGTTAAATTACGTGATGTCGTGATCGGTCTTGGTGCATGTACAGATTCAAAAGTAAACCGCATTCGTTTCAAAGATCATGATTTTGCGGCAATCGCTGATTTTGATATGGCACAAGCAGCGGTTCAAGCAGCGAAAGAAAAAGGTAAGCAAGTTCGCGTAGGGAATCTCTTCTCTGCAGACTTATTCTACACCCCAGATTTCGAAATGTTTGATGTGATGGAAAAATACGGTATCTTAGGCGTAGAAATGGAAGCAGCAGGTATCTATGGCGTAGCCGCAGAATATGGTGCAAAAGCACTTTGTATCTGTACCGTTTCAGACCATATTCGTACACACGAACAAACTACAGCAGAAGAACGTCAATTAACCTTCAATGATATGATTGAAATTGCGTTAGAGTCAGTATTAATTGGTGATAACGCATAA
- a CDS encoding YfcZ/YiiS family protein, translating to MAIQTEKPIECVGCNTFDMKSLFDNSDCSLPIEQFYATRQDAEGALEYFTLKARDIESEPCQIQSEIQQVEEGYVLKAVFTFCCQAELVIFQMKLV from the coding sequence ATGGCCATTCAAACTGAAAAACCAATTGAATGTGTAGGTTGTAATACTTTTGATATGAAATCATTGTTTGATAATAGCGATTGTAGTTTACCTATCGAACAGTTTTACGCCACTCGTCAAGATGCAGAAGGTGCATTGGAATATTTCACGTTAAAAGCACGTGATATCGAAAGTGAACCTTGTCAAATTCAGTCTGAAATTCAACAGGTTGAAGAAGGATATGTGCTTAAAGCGGTGTTCACATTCTGCTGTCAAGCAGAATTAGTGATTTTCCAAATGAAACTTGTGTAA
- the ileS gene encoding isoleucine--tRNA ligase: MTVDYKNTLNLPETGFPMRGDLAKREPVMLKNWYDKQLYQKIRQATKGKKSFILHDGPPYANGNIHIGHAVNKILKDIIVKSKTALGFDSPYIPGWDCHGLPIELKVEGLVGKPNEKISAAEFRAKCREYAAEQVEGQKKDFIRLGVLGDWDNPYLTMNFDTEAHIIRTLGKVIANGHLYKGSKPVHWCLDCGSSLAEAEVEYEDKVSPSIYVRFPAVSAVEIEEKFNAVGKGHGKLSAVIWTTTPWTMPSNRAIAVNAELEYNLVQLGDERVILAAELVESVAKAVGVEQVEILGAVKGQALELVRFNHPFYDFTVPVILGDHVTTDGGTGLVHTAPDHGLDDFVVGKQYDLPMAGLVSNDGKFISTTEFFAGKGVFEANPLVVEKLQEVGNLLKVEKIKHSYPHCWRHKTPIIFRATPQWFIGMETRGLRQQALGEIKQVRWIPDWGQARIEKMVENRPDWCISRQRTWGVPMTLFVHKETEELHPRTLELLEEVAKRVEKAGIQAWWDLDEKELLGADAETYRKVPDTLDVWFDSGSTYSSVVANRPEFNGHDIDMYLEGSDQHRGWFMSSLMLSTATDSKAPYKQVLTHGFTVDGQGRKMSKSIGNIVTPQEVMDKFGGDILRLWVASTDYTGEMTVSDEILKRAADSYRRIRNTARFLLANLNGFDPQRDAVKPEDMISLDRWAVACALDAQKEIKDAYDNYQFHTVVQRLMRFCSVEMGSFYLDIIKDRQYTTKADSLARRSCQTALWHIAEALVRWMAPILSFTADEIWGYLPQTATARAEFVFTEEFYEGLFGLGKNEKLDDAYWQQLIKVRSEVNRVLEIARNDKVIGGGLEAEVTVYANDEYRALLEQLGNELRFVLITSKAEVKALTDKPADVAASELEGIAVSVARSNGEKCPRCWHYSDKIGVNPEYPTICPRCVENVAGNGEVRQFA, translated from the coding sequence ATGACAGTTGATTACAAAAACACGTTAAATTTACCTGAAACAGGTTTCCCTATGCGTGGCGATTTAGCCAAACGCGAACCTGTAATGTTAAAAAATTGGTATGACAAACAGTTGTATCAAAAAATCCGCCAAGCGACGAAAGGTAAAAAATCCTTTATTTTGCACGATGGCCCTCCGTATGCGAACGGCAATATTCATATCGGTCACGCCGTTAATAAAATTCTGAAAGATATTATTGTTAAATCTAAAACTGCATTAGGTTTTGACTCGCCTTATATCCCAGGTTGGGACTGTCATGGCTTACCAATTGAATTAAAAGTAGAAGGCTTAGTGGGCAAACCAAATGAGAAAATTTCTGCGGCTGAATTCCGGGCGAAATGCCGTGAATATGCAGCGGAACAAGTGGAAGGACAGAAAAAAGACTTTATCCGTTTAGGCGTGTTGGGCGATTGGGATAACCCTTATTTGACCATGAACTTTGATACCGAAGCACACATCATCCGTACACTCGGCAAAGTGATTGCTAACGGCCATTTATACAAAGGATCTAAACCGGTGCACTGGTGTTTGGATTGCGGTTCTTCTTTGGCTGAAGCGGAAGTGGAATACGAAGACAAAGTTTCTCCGTCCATTTATGTGCGTTTCCCGGCGGTAAGTGCGGTAGAAATTGAAGAGAAATTTAACGCTGTAGGCAAAGGTCATGGCAAATTATCTGCAGTTATTTGGACAACAACGCCTTGGACGATGCCATCTAACCGTGCGATTGCAGTAAATGCAGAATTAGAATACAACCTAGTCCAACTTGGTGATGAGCGTGTGATCTTAGCCGCTGAATTAGTGGAATCCGTGGCGAAAGCCGTGGGTGTAGAGCAAGTTGAAATTTTAGGGGCAGTAAAAGGTCAAGCGCTTGAGTTAGTACGCTTTAACCATCCGTTCTATGATTTCACTGTGCCGGTGATTTTAGGCGATCACGTGACTACCGATGGCGGTACAGGTTTAGTACATACCGCACCTGATCACGGTTTAGACGACTTTGTCGTGGGTAAACAATATGACTTACCGATGGCTGGCCTTGTGTCTAATGACGGTAAATTTATTTCAACCACTGAATTCTTCGCCGGTAAAGGCGTATTTGAAGCGAATCCATTGGTTGTTGAAAAATTGCAAGAAGTGGGCAACTTATTAAAAGTGGAGAAAATCAAACACAGCTACCCACACTGCTGGCGCCATAAAACCCCGATTATTTTCCGTGCGACTCCGCAATGGTTTATCGGCATGGAAACACGGGGTTTACGCCAACAAGCATTAGGCGAAATCAAACAAGTTCGCTGGATTCCAGATTGGGGTCAAGCACGTATCGAGAAAATGGTTGAAAACCGCCCTGACTGGTGTATTTCCCGTCAACGTACTTGGGGCGTGCCGATGACCTTATTCGTGCACAAAGAAACCGAAGAACTTCATCCGCGTACTTTAGAGTTACTTGAAGAAGTGGCGAAACGTGTAGAGAAAGCCGGTATTCAAGCATGGTGGGATTTAGACGAAAAAGAATTATTAGGTGCGGACGCAGAAACCTATCGCAAAGTGCCTGATACGCTTGACGTATGGTTTGACTCAGGATCAACCTATTCTTCTGTTGTCGCAAATCGTCCGGAATTTAACGGTCACGATATCGACATGTATTTAGAAGGTTCTGACCAACACCGCGGTTGGTTTATGTCTTCTCTAATGCTTTCTACGGCAACAGACAGCAAAGCACCATACAAACAAGTATTAACTCACGGCTTCACCGTGGATGGTCAAGGCCGTAAGATGTCAAAATCCATCGGTAACATCGTGACGCCACAAGAAGTGATGGATAAATTCGGTGGTGACATTTTACGTTTATGGGTGGCTTCTACTGACTATACCGGTGAAATGACCGTTTCCGATGAAATTTTAAAACGTGCTGCGGATAGCTATCGTCGTATTCGTAACACCGCTCGTTTCTTATTAGCAAACTTAAATGGTTTTGATCCGCAACGTGATGCCGTTAAACCGGAAGACATGATTAGCTTGGATCGTTGGGCGGTAGCTTGTGCGTTAGATGCACAAAAAGAAATTAAAGACGCGTACGATAACTATCAATTTCACACAGTAGTACAACGTTTAATGCGTTTCTGTTCTGTGGAAATGGGCTCGTTCTACCTTGATATTATCAAAGACCGCCAATATACCACCAAAGCAGACAGCCTTGCGCGTCGTAGCTGCCAAACAGCGTTATGGCACATTGCAGAAGCATTGGTTCGTTGGATGGCACCAATCCTGTCATTCACGGCAGATGAAATTTGGGGCTACTTGCCACAAACGGCAACTGCACGTGCAGAATTCGTCTTTACTGAAGAATTCTACGAAGGCTTATTTGGCTTAGGCAAGAATGAAAAGCTAGACGATGCTTACTGGCAACAACTTATTAAAGTTCGTTCTGAAGTAAATCGTGTATTAGAAATCGCCCGTAACGACAAAGTGATCGGTGGTGGTTTAGAAGCAGAAGTAACGGTTTATGCTAACGATGAATATCGTGCATTGTTAGAACAATTAGGCAATGAATTACGTTTCGTGTTAATTACCTCAAAAGCAGAAGTGAAAGCATTAACAGACAAACCTGCGGATGTGGCTGCGAGTGAGTTAGAGGGAATTGCGGTAAGCGTAGCACGTTCTAACGGTGAAAAATGCCCACGTTGTTGGCATTATTCTGACAAAATCGGCGTGAATCCTGAATATCCTACAATTTGTCCACGTTGTGTGGAAAACGTAGCGGGTAACGGCGAAGTACGTCAGTTCGCATAA
- a CDS encoding NupC/NupG family nucleoside CNT transporter: MGILSSILGIVVLLIIAVLFSNNRKAINLRTVLGALAIQIGFAALILYVPFGRDVLQATANGVSNVIAYGNEGINFVFGGLADPSNAGFIFAVKVLPIIVFFSGLISVLYYLGIMQVVIKVIGGALQAALGTSKAESMSAAANIFVGQTEAPLVVRPYIKNMTQSELFAIMAGGTASIAGSVMAGYAEMGVPLTYLIAASFMAAPAGLLFAKILFPQTEQFIDKQPDTDDSEKPTNVLEAMAGGASAGMQLALNVGAMLIAFVGLIALINGILGGVGGWFGYGDLTLQSILGWIFKPLAYLIGVSWDESAIAGQMIGMKLAVNEFVGYLEFAKYLQPDTTVVLSEKTKAIITFALCGFANFSSIAILIGGIGGMAPNRRGDVARLGLKAVIAGTLANLMSATIAGLFIELSGVAL; encoded by the coding sequence ATGGGCATTTTAAGTAGCATTTTAGGCATTGTCGTATTACTGATCATTGCCGTCTTATTTTCAAATAATCGTAAGGCGATTAATTTACGTACTGTATTAGGGGCTTTGGCGATCCAAATCGGATTTGCGGCCCTTATTTTGTATGTGCCGTTTGGTCGAGATGTATTACAAGCGACGGCAAATGGTGTATCAAATGTTATCGCCTATGGTAATGAAGGGATTAACTTCGTCTTTGGTGGCTTAGCGGATCCTTCAAATGCCGGCTTTATCTTTGCAGTGAAAGTGTTACCAATCATCGTCTTTTTCTCTGGTTTAATTTCTGTGCTTTATTACTTAGGCATTATGCAAGTTGTCATCAAAGTGATTGGTGGTGCATTACAAGCCGCATTAGGTACATCAAAAGCAGAATCTATGTCTGCTGCAGCGAACATCTTCGTAGGTCAAACAGAGGCACCGCTAGTGGTTCGTCCCTACATTAAAAACATGACCCAATCTGAATTATTCGCCATTATGGCGGGTGGTACAGCTTCTATCGCGGGTTCAGTGATGGCGGGTTATGCAGAAATGGGCGTACCCTTGACTTACTTAATTGCCGCCTCTTTCATGGCTGCTCCAGCAGGTTTATTATTTGCGAAAATTTTATTCCCACAAACTGAACAATTTATCGATAAACAACCTGATACAGACGATAGCGAAAAACCGACTAACGTGCTTGAAGCAATGGCGGGCGGTGCCAGTGCAGGTATGCAATTAGCATTAAACGTGGGGGCAATGTTAATCGCATTCGTTGGTTTAATTGCTTTAATTAACGGCATTCTAGGTGGTGTTGGCGGCTGGTTTGGTTATGGCGACTTAACCTTACAATCAATCTTAGGTTGGATATTCAAACCATTAGCATACCTAATTGGGGTATCTTGGGATGAATCCGCAATCGCAGGCCAAATGATTGGGATGAAATTAGCGGTAAATGAATTTGTAGGTTACCTAGAATTTGCCAAATACTTACAACCCGATACAACTGTTGTGCTAAGTGAAAAAACCAAAGCAATCATTACATTTGCTCTATGTGGTTTTGCTAACTTCAGCTCTATCGCAATCTTAATCGGCGGTATCGGTGGTATGGCGCCAAACCGTCGTGGTGATGTTGCACGCTTAGGTTTAAAAGCAGTTATTGCAGGTACATTAGCTAACTTAATGAGTGCTACTATCGCTGGTTTATTCATCGAATTAAGCGGCGTAGCATTATAA
- the hflD gene encoding high frequency lysogenization protein HflD, producing MKNYNDMALALAGVCQSVLLISQLAQKGEVDNQDAFQTTIHSLLITQPEDTLAVFGGDVQHLKVGLNTLIEQLTQLNDKNLLNYWGSLLALESKLNKQPEIKQELGRRIARLPEQLSYHDNQFDDEMFSIMANIYVDTISPLGKRIHIIGSAYHLQQQNVQDKIRACLLAGIRSAVLWRQVGGSKWQLLFHRKKLVQAARQLYSTLN from the coding sequence ATGAAAAATTATAATGATATGGCTCTGGCACTTGCCGGTGTTTGTCAATCTGTCTTATTAATCAGTCAATTAGCACAAAAAGGCGAAGTTGATAACCAAGATGCATTTCAAACCACCATTCATTCTCTTCTCATTACTCAACCTGAAGATACATTAGCCGTATTTGGCGGTGATGTTCAACATCTTAAAGTGGGATTAAACACACTTATCGAGCAACTCACTCAATTAAACGACAAAAATTTGTTGAATTATTGGGGCAGCCTGTTAGCGTTAGAGAGTAAATTAAACAAGCAACCTGAAATCAAACAAGAACTTGGCCGCCGAATTGCCCGTTTACCAGAACAACTTTCTTATCACGACAATCAATTTGATGATGAGATGTTTTCAATCATGGCAAACATTTATGTCGATACAATTAGTCCTTTAGGCAAACGCATTCATATTATTGGTTCGGCATATCATTTACAGCAACAAAATGTACAAGACAAAATTCGTGCGTGTTTGCTTGCCGGCATTCGTTCTGCCGTTTTGTGGCGTCAAGTCGGCGGCAGCAAATGGCAACTGTTATTTCATCGTAAAAAATTAGTGCAAGCGGCACGACAACTCTACTCAACTTTAAATTAA
- the purB gene encoding adenylosuccinate lyase has product MQLSALTALSPIDGRYQDKATALRGIFSEFGLLKFRVTVEVRWLQKLAATAEIQEVSSLSKEANDYLNKIVEEFSLQDAERIKEIERTTNHDVKAVEYFLKEKSEALPELAKVSEFIHFACTSEDINNLSHALMLKTAREEVLLPEWQKLIDEITRLANEYKTIPLLSRTHGQPASPSTVGKEMANVVYRLKRQFKQLQQNEILGKINGAVGNYNAHLSAYPNINWHKFSEEFVTSLGLDWNPYTTQIEPHDYIAEYFDAVVRFNTIIIDFDRDLWGYIALNHFKQRTIAGEIGSSTMPHKVNPIDFENSEGNLGLANAVMTHLGQKLPISRWQRDLTDSTVLRNLGVGLGYCLIAYAATRKGISKLEVNEQHLRDELNQNWEVLAEPIQTVMRRYGIEKPYEKLKELTRGKRVDEKAMREFIEKLDIPADEKARLQQLTPATYIGAAIELVEKL; this is encoded by the coding sequence ATGCAACTTTCCGCATTAACCGCTCTTTCCCCGATTGACGGTCGTTATCAAGATAAAGCCACCGCATTACGTGGTATTTTCAGTGAATTTGGCTTGCTCAAATTCCGTGTCACCGTGGAAGTACGTTGGTTACAAAAATTGGCGGCGACCGCTGAAATCCAAGAAGTTTCTTCTTTGTCTAAAGAAGCAAACGATTACCTTAATAAAATTGTGGAAGAATTCAGTCTTCAAGATGCTGAACGTATCAAAGAAATTGAGCGCACCACGAATCATGACGTCAAAGCGGTTGAATATTTCTTAAAAGAAAAAAGTGAAGCTTTACCAGAATTAGCGAAAGTCTCTGAATTTATTCACTTTGCTTGTACCTCTGAAGACATTAACAACCTTTCTCACGCTTTAATGTTAAAAACAGCACGTGAAGAAGTGCTCTTACCTGAATGGCAAAAACTGATTGATGAAATCACCCGTTTAGCGAACGAATACAAAACCATTCCATTACTTTCTCGTACACACGGCCAACCTGCCTCACCAAGTACTGTGGGTAAAGAAATGGCAAACGTAGTTTACCGCTTAAAACGCCAATTCAAACAACTCCAACAAAATGAAATCTTGGGGAAAATTAATGGTGCTGTGGGTAACTACAATGCACATTTATCTGCCTATCCAAATATCAACTGGCACAAATTTAGCGAAGAGTTTGTCACCTCATTAGGTTTAGATTGGAACCCATACACCACGCAAATTGAACCTCACGATTACATTGCTGAATACTTTGATGCCGTGGTACGTTTTAATACCATCATCATCGACTTCGACCGTGATTTATGGGGCTATATTGCATTAAATCACTTTAAACAACGCACTATCGCGGGTGAAATTGGTTCATCCACCATGCCGCATAAAGTGAATCCTATCGACTTCGAAAACTCAGAAGGTAACTTAGGTTTAGCCAATGCTGTGATGACTCACCTTGGTCAAAAATTACCCATTTCTCGCTGGCAGCGTGACTTAACCGACTCTACTGTATTACGTAACTTAGGTGTGGGTTTAGGTTATTGTTTAATTGCGTATGCTGCAACACGTAAAGGTATCAGCAAATTAGAAGTGAACGAACAACATCTCCGTGATGAACTCAACCAAAACTGGGAAGTTTTAGCTGAGCCAATTCAAACGGTGATGCGCCGCTATGGTATTGAAAAACCATACGAAAAATTAAAAGAGCTCACTCGTGGTAAGCGCGTTGATGAAAAAGCGATGCGTGAATTCATCGAAAAACTGGATATTCCAGCTGATGAAAAAGCACGTTTACAACAACTCACCCCTGCCACCTACATCGGTGCAGCCATTGAGTTAGTAGAAAAACTTTAA